The following proteins are co-located in the Doryrhamphus excisus isolate RoL2022-K1 chromosome 3, RoL_Dexc_1.0, whole genome shotgun sequence genome:
- the LOC131124801 gene encoding uncharacterized protein LOC131124801 — protein sequence MKSTSGKTIRSETEPDWDDMYSEILIRRKEKDLEAQSDTLQLNLEALKERENELIHQINDVEDLFLSKDPYLADEVVSQATSKVEREMKELQDKDEEIKNLSRKCSELRQRKQERLDVVHSLTIYQQFMKKLVSMTSFEDEEALTNHIESLHSVEDQLSQREGEAYEQTNQQRKTQLALQKQYELERQELDMELTHLMPELFESKIKVEYWFKEWKRIEETASRKLNMLAQIKMSILSLYEMIGGKVCDKQGVALNETEKQLEKIHAFMLDHFEIVKDYEAQLNVET from the coding sequence atgaagtCCACATCGGGAAAAACAATTCGATCTGAAACCGAGCCGGACTGGGACGACATGTACTCGGAGATCCTGATCCGCCGCAAGGAGAAGGATCTGGAGGCGCAGTCGGACACCCTGCAGTTGAACCTGGAGGCTCTGAAAGAACGCGAAAACGAGCTCATCCACCAAATCAACGACGTGGAAGATCTGTTCCTCAGCAAGGATCCGTATCTCGCCGACGAGGTGGTCTCCCAAGCTACGTCCAAAGTAGAAAGGGAGATGAAGGAGCTCCAGGATAAGGACGAGGAGATCAAGAACCTTAGCAGGAAGTGCTCGGAGCTCAGGCAGCGTAAGCAGGAACGCTTGGACGTGGTCCACTCCCTCACCATATACCAGCAGTTCATGAAGAAACTGGTCAGCATGACGTCCTTTGAAGACGAGGAAGCCCTGACCAACCACATCGAGAGCCTGCACAGCGTGGAGGACCAGCTCTCTCAGCGGGAAGGCGAAGCCTACGAGCAGACCAACCAGCAGAGGAAAACCCAGTTGGCTCTTCAGAAGCAGTACGAGCTGGAGAGGCAAGAACTGGACATGGAGCTCACGCACCTCATGCCTGAGCTCTTCGAGTCCAAAATCAAGGTGGAGTACTGGTTCAAGGAGTGGAAGCGCATCGAGGAGACGGCCTCCAGGAAGCTCAACATGCTGGCGCAGATCAAGATGTCCATCCTCAGCCTCTACGAGATGATCGGCGGGAAGGTTTGCGACAAGCAAGGCGTGGCCTTGAACGAGACGGAGAAACAGCTGGAGAAGATCCACGCTTTCATGCTGGACCACTTTGAGATCGTTAAAGACTACGAAGCTCAGTTGAACGTTGAGACCTAA